Proteins encoded together in one Kutzneria kofuensis window:
- a CDS encoding ATP-dependent Clp protease adaptor ClpS gives MTVYRVVVLNDCLNSVPLVADVINRACGVPLAEAVTLTRQVDSEGQATVGLAETRQDAETVAARLVGFGLHARIEANRE, from the coding sequence ATGACGGTCTATCGAGTTGTCGTGCTCAACGACTGCCTGAACAGCGTGCCGCTGGTCGCCGACGTGATCAACCGGGCGTGCGGCGTCCCGCTGGCCGAGGCGGTGACCCTGACCAGGCAGGTCGACAGCGAGGGGCAGGCGACGGTGGGGCTGGCCGAGACCCGGCAGGACGCCGAGACGGTGGCGGCCCGGCTGGTGGGCTTCGGCCTGCACGCCAGGATCGAGGCGAATCGGGAATGA
- a CDS encoding MoaD/ThiS family protein: MAITVSIPTILRTHTGGEKSVEASGATLAEVIDNLEANHGGLKSRLVKDGALHRFVNIYVNDEDVRFAGGLEAKVADGDNVTILPAVAGGSR; encoded by the coding sequence ATGGCCATCACCGTCTCGATCCCGACGATCCTGCGCACGCACACCGGCGGTGAGAAGTCCGTCGAGGCGAGCGGCGCCACCCTGGCCGAGGTCATCGACAACCTCGAGGCCAACCACGGCGGTCTCAAGTCCCGCCTGGTCAAGGACGGCGCGCTGCACCGCTTCGTCAACATCTACGTCAACGACGAGGACGTGCGCTTCGCCGGCGGCCTGGAGGCCAAGGTCGCCGACGGCGACAACGTGACCATTCTGCCGGCGGTCGCCGGCGGCAGCCGCTGA
- a CDS encoding DUF2017 family protein produces MTVHYEFDVVVGENQVLIKLSENAIPVLRDSIGRLVAYLDHAQPKRKLRERLRFDREQRALLWRLFPPVSDYGPMNQEFEERWGGVLHAELFGAAQRVLASIGDDGTARYQLSAIDDWIRVLGQTRLLWVQRSETGDMMSEDDRVRSAGLFTWMQTQLVYALRPELAAQLTG; encoded by the coding sequence ATGACCGTCCACTACGAGTTCGACGTGGTCGTCGGCGAGAACCAGGTGCTGATCAAGCTCAGCGAGAACGCCATCCCGGTGTTGCGTGACAGCATCGGGCGACTGGTGGCGTACCTGGACCACGCGCAGCCCAAGCGCAAGCTGCGCGAGCGGCTGCGGTTCGACCGGGAGCAGCGCGCGCTGCTGTGGCGGCTGTTCCCGCCGGTGTCCGACTACGGGCCGATGAACCAGGAGTTCGAGGAGCGGTGGGGCGGGGTCCTGCACGCGGAGCTGTTCGGCGCGGCGCAGCGGGTGCTCGCCTCGATCGGTGACGACGGCACCGCGCGCTACCAGCTGTCGGCGATCGACGACTGGATCCGCGTGCTCGGCCAGACCCGGCTGCTGTGGGTGCAACGGTCGGAGACCGGCGACATGATGTCCGAGGACGACCGGGTGCGCAGCGCGGGCTTGTTCACCTGGATGCAGACGCAGCTCGTGTACGCGCTGCGCCCGGAGCTGGCCGCCCAGCTGACCGGCTGA
- a CDS encoding Mov34/MPN/PAD-1 family protein: protein MGRVLVIRRDLVEAIVEHARRDHPDEACGVIAGPAADRPERFVPMLNAARSPTFYEFESGDLLRLYREMDANDEVPAVIYHSHTATEAYPSRTDVSYAGEPESHYVLVSTREPDTHEFRSYRIVDGEVTEEPVTIVESYESSPGE from the coding sequence ATGGGGCGCGTGCTGGTGATCCGCCGTGACCTGGTCGAGGCCATCGTCGAACACGCCCGCCGGGACCACCCCGACGAGGCGTGTGGGGTGATCGCGGGTCCGGCCGCGGACCGGCCGGAGCGCTTCGTGCCGATGCTCAACGCCGCCCGCTCGCCCACGTTCTACGAGTTCGAGTCGGGCGACCTGCTGCGGCTGTACCGGGAGATGGACGCCAACGACGAGGTGCCCGCGGTCATCTACCACTCGCACACTGCGACCGAGGCGTACCCGTCACGCACCGACGTGTCCTACGCCGGCGAGCCGGAGTCGCACTACGTGCTGGTGTCGACCCGGGAGCCGGACACGCACGAGTTCCGCTCCTACCGGATCGTCGACGGCGAGGTCACCGAGGAGCCGGTGACGATCGTCGAGTCCTACGAGTCCTCGCCCGGGGAATAA